The Sulfurospirillum sp. UCH001 genome segment TCAATGGTCAGCACATGACCTCTTTTTAAATGACGATAGATTCTCACAGTATGGCAAGTTAGCACCATCTTCTAAAGCAGACTTTGCCTTTGTGCAACATATGATTCACCATTTGGATGAAAACGGTACTATGGCTATCGTACTGCCTCACGGTGTTTTATTTCGAGGAGCCAGTGAAGGGCACATAAGACAGTACCTCATAGAAGATAGAAACTACCTTGATGCGGTCATAGGTCTACCTGCCAATATCTTCTATGGTACAAGTATTCCTACGTGTATCTTGGTCTTTAAGAAGTGTAGAGAAGATAGCGCTAACATCCTCTTTATCGATGCTTCCAATGAGTTCGAGAAAGTCAAAACACAAAACTATCTTACTGAAGAAAACGTAGCGAAGATAATCACTACCTACGCCACACGTAAGGTCATAGAGAAGTACTCTTACTTGGCATCACTGGATGAGATAAAAGAAAATGACTACAACCTAAACATCCCCCGTTATGTCGATACCTTTGAAGAAGAGGAAGCCATTGACCTAGATGTGGTCAGTCAAGAACTACAAGCCCTTGAAGTTCAGATGAAAGCCACAGATGAAACCATCGCAAAGTTTTGTGATGAGCTTGGCATCGCTAAGCCATTTTAAGGGATGATGATGAGTCATGTACCAAAACTTAGGTTTAAAGAGTTTAGTGGGGAGTGGGAGGAGAGACAGCTTATAGATATTTCACAATGGCTATCTGGAGGAACACCCTCTAAAGATAACCCATTATATTGGAATGGTAATATCCCTTGGATAAGTGCTTCATCTATGAGAGGACACTACTTTAGTACGTCTGATCTAATGGTAACAAATGATGCTATTGGTAATGGAACTAGGCAAGTACCTGAAAATACTATGTTGTTACTTGTAAGAGGAAGTATGCTTTACAACACTATACCTGTAGGTTTGACAACTAGAAATGTAACGTTTAATCAAGATGTTAAAGCCATTAGTTTTAAAGAAGGTATTTCTAGTAAATTTATGCTTGAGTGGTTTCTTCATTCACAGAATAGACTCTTAAATATGGTAACAGGTACAGGTATTGGAGCTGGAAAATTAGAAACCAGTGAATTGCATAGTATGCCCATATTAATACCCTCAAAACCCGAACAAGAAAAAATAGCTTCATTTCTCACTTCAGTCGATACAAGAATAGAACTGCTCGTCAGAAAAGAGGAGCTTTTGCAACAATACAAAAAAGGCGTGATGCAAAAAATATTTAGCCAAGAGATACGATTTAAAGCAGATGATGGTAGCAAGTATCCTGAGTGGGAAGAGAAAAAGTTGGGGGAAGTAACAAAGAAAAGGTCTTCCAATATATCAGCAAATACTTTAGAAGAGAATAATGGTAATTATAAAATATATGGAGCTACTGGTCATCTAAAGAATATTGATTTTTATACAGAAGATACACCTTATATCTCAATAGTTAAAGATGGTGCTGGTGTTGGAAGAGTACTACTTTGCGATGCTAAAAGTTCTGTTTTAGGAACGTTGGACATTATTCAAAACAATCAGAATATGAACTTATACTTCATCTATCTGTCATTATTTAGAATACATTTTGAAAAGTATATAGTTGGCAGTACAATTCCCCATATTTATTACAAAGATTATTCTAGTGAAAAAATATATGTACCTTGTCTCAAAGAACAAACCAAAATAGCCAACTTCCTATCATCTATCGACAGTAAAATAAAGCACATCCAAAAACAACTAAACGCTACTAAAGCGTTTAAAAAAGCACTGCTACAGCAGATGTTCGTGTAAGGGAAACGATGAGTAAACAAAGTGAAGCCGTCCTTGAAGAGAACCTACTCAAGCAGTTAACCTCTCTTGGGTATGAAAAAGTCCTTATTAACGATGAAGTGGCACTCCTTGCCAACCTCAAAGCCCAACTGGAAAAACACAATAAAACAACCATTAGTGCTGCCGAGTTCAGTCGCATCTTGAATCATCTCAATAAAGGCAATGTTTTTGAGAAGGCAAAGATACTTAGAGATAAATACGCTTTAATCAAAGATAATGGCGATACCTCTTACATAGAGTTCCTAGACTCAGAACACTGGTGCCAAAACCTCTTTCAAGTAACCCATCAAGTTACCATCGAAGGGCAGTACAAAAACCGTTACGATGTCACCATTCTTATCAACGGTTTGCCACTGGTACAGATAGAACTGAAGCGAAGAGGCTTAGAGCTCAAAGAAGCCTTCAATCAAATCAACCGTTACCAAAAGCACAGTTATGGCTTTAACTCTGCTCTGTTTCACTACGTCCAAATCTTTGTTATCTCCAATGGTGTTAATACCAAGTATTACTCCAACAACAAAAAACAAACCTTCAAACAGACCTTCTTTTGGGCTGATAAAGAAAATAACAACATTAAAAATATTGAAGCCTTTACAAGTACTTTTTTGGAGCGATGCCATATCTCTAAGATGATATGCAAATACATCGTCCTTGCTGAAGTGCCAAAGATACTGATGGTACTAAGACCCTACCAATACTACGCTGTTGAAGCCATCGTTGATAAAGTGAAAAACACAAATAAAAACGGCTATATATGGCACACGACAGGCTCAGGTAAAACACTGACCTCCTTTAAAGCCTCTCAGATTCTTACCAAGCTCCCTGAAGTGGATAAAGTGGTCTTTGTGGTCGATAGAAAAGACTTAGACTACCAAACCAGTAAAGAGTTCAACAGCTTCTCCGATGGCTCCGTCGATGGAACCGATAACACCAAAGTGCTTGTCAATCAGTTCTTAGGAGAGCACAAAGATAAGAAAGGTGCCCTCAAAGAGAGCAATCTCATCATCACCACCATTCAAAAGCTCAACACTGCCATCTCTAAAGCGCATTACCTCAAAGATATGGAAGCACTAAAAGATAAACATATCGTCTTTATCTTTGATGAGTGCCACAGAAGTCAGTTTGGAGAGACCCATAAAAACATCACAGGCTTTTTTACCAATGCTCAGCTTATCGGCTTTACAGGCACACCTATCTTCCCTGAAAATGCTGTAGGCAACAGGTACGGTAAACGAACCACCACCGAGCTTTTTGGTGAGTGTCTGCACCGTTATGTCATCACCGATGCGATAAGCGATGATAATGTTTTAAAGTTCTCTGTAGAGTACATAGGCAGATACAAAAAGAAAGAGAACGATGAAGTCTTCAAAGACTTTGAAGTCGAAGGCATTGATATCAAGGAGTTGATGGATGATGAAAGAAGACTGGAGCAAATCGTAGACTACATCATCACGCATCATGACCAAAAGACCCACTCTCGTGAGTTTACAGCGATGATGTGTGTCAGCAGTGTGGATGTGCTGTGTAAGTACTATGAGCTCTTTAAACGTAAAAAGCACCCTTTAAAAATAGCGACTATCTTTAGCTACAGTGCGAATGAAGAAGATAAAGATGCCAACGGTATCTATGACTTAGATGAGAATGATGGGGCACATGTCGATGAAGCGCATATCAATAAACACTCACGAGATAAACTAGAAGAGTACATCCAAGACTATAACAAACTCTTTGGCTCAAAGTTCACTACCAAAGATACTCAAAGCTTTTACAACTACTACAATGACATCTCCAAGAAGGTGAAAAACAGAGAAATCGACATCCTTCTTGTTGTTAATATGTTTTTGACAGGCTTTGATAGTCCAAGTCTCAATACCCTTTATGTCGATAAAAACCTCAAGTATCATGGGCTCATTCAAGCGTTTAGCCGAACCAATAGAATCTTAGGTGAGAAGAAGTCTCAAGGCAATATTGTCTGCTTTAGAAACCTCAAAAAATACACCGATGATGCCATAGCACTCTTCTCCAATAAAGAAGCGAAAGATATCATCTTAATGAAGTCGTATGCCTACTATGTTAAGGTGTTTAATAACAATGCTCAAGAGATGTTTAAAATCGCTCCAAGTGTTTCAAGTGTTGATTTACTTCCTGATGAAGAAGCACAGGCACAGTTTGTTGTTGCCTTTAGAGCGTTGATACGAACAAAGAATATCTTAGAAGGCTTTAGTGAGTTTAGATGGTCTGATTTGGAAATGAGTGAGCAAGAGTTTGAAGACTATAAATCCAAATACCTTGACTTGTATGACCAGATGAAAGGTCAAGGGATGGGCAAAGTAGGCGAAAAAGTCTCTATCTTGAACGATGTTGACTTTGAGCTTGAACTCATCCATAAAGATGAAATCAATGTCGCTTACATCTTGAAGCTTTTAGCAAAATACGCAGAGGCAACACCTGAGGATAAACCAAAACAGCGTGAGAGTATCGTCAACATCATTAACTCTAACCCTCAACTACGAAGTAAAAAAGAGCTGATTGAAAAATTCATCGATACTACGCTTGAAGGCATTAGTGCCGATGATGTCGAAAATGCTTACGATACGTTTGTGGAGAGTGAAAGAGAAAAAGCATTTGATGAGCTTGCAGAGAAAGAAAACCTACACAAAGAGGAGCTACGTAACGTCATCGATACCTACATCTACGATGGACGAAAGCCCCTTGATGACGACATCGCTAAAACACTTCAAGTCAAACCTAAACTGTTAGAGCGCAATAAAATCTTACCTCGACTGTTGGATAAGATTATAGGGTTTGTCGAGACGTTTTATGAGAGGTAGATAAAAGCTGTCTCTCACAATCACAAAGCCATAGATACTATAGCTCCCGTAATAAGGGTAGATTTTAGGTCTGCTCTGATAATAACTAGTAACCTCTGATTTTTTTATTAGAATATTGATATAAAAATGCCCCTGGAGCTATCATTATTATCATGGTAAGATAGTTAACAATATTGAATGGGTTTAACACACTTAACATAGCACTAAAGCCTTCAGCATACCATATTCCACCTAATCCAATAATAATACAAAGCTCACCGAGTATGACTAGTGTAAGTCCGAGCCCTCTTAATATTTTCCATATTGACATTAGTTGATTCCCTTTATTACTAAAACTGTAGT includes the following:
- a CDS encoding restriction endonuclease subunit S produces the protein MSHVPKLRFKEFSGEWEERQLIDISQWLSGGTPSKDNPLYWNGNIPWISASSMRGHYFSTSDLMVTNDAIGNGTRQVPENTMLLLVRGSMLYNTIPVGLTTRNVTFNQDVKAISFKEGISSKFMLEWFLHSQNRLLNMVTGTGIGAGKLETSELHSMPILIPSKPEQEKIASFLTSVDTRIELLVRKEELLQQYKKGVMQKIFSQEIRFKADDGSKYPEWEEKKLGEVTKKRSSNISANTLEENNGNYKIYGATGHLKNIDFYTEDTPYISIVKDGAGVGRVLLCDAKSSVLGTLDIIQNNQNMNLYFIYLSLFRIHFEKYIVGSTIPHIYYKDYSSEKIYVPCLKEQTKIANFLSSIDSKIKHIQKQLNATKAFKKALLQQMFV
- a CDS encoding type I restriction endonuclease subunit R, which produces MSKQSEAVLEENLLKQLTSLGYEKVLINDEVALLANLKAQLEKHNKTTISAAEFSRILNHLNKGNVFEKAKILRDKYALIKDNGDTSYIEFLDSEHWCQNLFQVTHQVTIEGQYKNRYDVTILINGLPLVQIELKRRGLELKEAFNQINRYQKHSYGFNSALFHYVQIFVISNGVNTKYYSNNKKQTFKQTFFWADKENNNIKNIEAFTSTFLERCHISKMICKYIVLAEVPKILMVLRPYQYYAVEAIVDKVKNTNKNGYIWHTTGSGKTLTSFKASQILTKLPEVDKVVFVVDRKDLDYQTSKEFNSFSDGSVDGTDNTKVLVNQFLGEHKDKKGALKESNLIITTIQKLNTAISKAHYLKDMEALKDKHIVFIFDECHRSQFGETHKNITGFFTNAQLIGFTGTPIFPENAVGNRYGKRTTTELFGECLHRYVITDAISDDNVLKFSVEYIGRYKKKENDEVFKDFEVEGIDIKELMDDERRLEQIVDYIITHHDQKTHSREFTAMMCVSSVDVLCKYYELFKRKKHPLKIATIFSYSANEEDKDANGIYDLDENDGAHVDEAHINKHSRDKLEEYIQDYNKLFGSKFTTKDTQSFYNYYNDISKKVKNREIDILLVVNMFLTGFDSPSLNTLYVDKNLKYHGLIQAFSRTNRILGEKKSQGNIVCFRNLKKYTDDAIALFSNKEAKDIILMKSYAYYVKVFNNNAQEMFKIAPSVSSVDLLPDEEAQAQFVVAFRALIRTKNILEGFSEFRWSDLEMSEQEFEDYKSKYLDLYDQMKGQGMGKVGEKVSILNDVDFELELIHKDEINVAYILKLLAKYAEATPEDKPKQRESIVNIINSNPQLRSKKELIEKFIDTTLEGISADDVENAYDTFVESEREKAFDELAEKENLHKEELRNVIDTYIYDGRKPLDDDIAKTLQVKPKLLERNKILPRLLDKIIGFVETFYER